One window from the genome of Silene latifolia isolate original U9 population unplaced genomic scaffold, ASM4854445v1 scaffold_119, whole genome shotgun sequence encodes:
- the LOC141637565 gene encoding phosphomethylpyrimidine synthase, chloroplastic-like isoform X1 — protein sequence MALIQATLTTIRCKNDNHSAQSLLPKTSFLPRTDMLGQATGAFSKEFNPAALSAVPQATLTFDPPTTNTGKDKQRKHTVDPSAPDFLPLPSFEQCFPKSTKECREVIHEESGHVLKVPFRRIHLSGDDPHFDTYDTSGPQNISPRIGLPKLRKDWIDRREKMGYPRYTQMFYAKQGIITEEMLYCAARENLDPEFVRSEVARGRAIIPSNKKHLELEPMIVGRNFLVKVNANIGNSAVVSSIEEEVHKLQWATMWGADTIMDLSTGRHIHETREWILRNSAVPVGTVPIYQALEKVNGIAEDLNWEVFRETLIEQAEQGVDYFTIHAGVLLRYIPLTAKRMTGIVSRGGSIHAKWCLAYHRENFAYEHWDDILDICNQYDIALSIGDGLRPGSIYDANDTAQFAELLTQGELTRRAWKKDVQVMNEGPGHIPLHKIPENMQKQLEWCNEAPFYTLGPLTTDIAPGYDHITSAIGAANIGALGTALLCYVTPKEHLGLPNRDDVKAGVIAYKIAAHAADLAKCHPQAQSWDDALSKARFEFRWMDQFALSLDPMTAMSFHDETLPSEGAKVAHFCSMCGPKFCSMKITEDVRKYAEEHGYGNAEEAIREGMEAMSAQFLAAKKTISGEQHGEAGGEIYLPQSYMESLKR from the exons ATGGCGTTAATTCAAGCTACTTTGACAACCATAAGGTGCAAGAATGACAACCATTCTGCACAATCTCTACTGCCGAAAACTTCTTTCTTGCCAAGAACTGATATGCTTGGGCAGGCTACTGGTGCTTTTAGCAAAGAATTTAATCCTGCTGCCTTAAGTGCAGTCCCTCAGGCCACATTAACCTTCGATCCACCGACTACCAACACTGGCAAAGATAAACAACGGAAGCATACAGTTGATCCTTCTGCACCTGACTTTCTTCCTCTTCCTTCCTTTGAGCAATGTTTCCCTAAAAGCACAAAAGAATGCAG GGAAGTGATCCACGAAGAATCGGGTCACGTACTCAAGGTACCCTTTAGACGCATCCACCTATCTGGGGATGATCCTCACTTTGATACCTATGACACCAGTGGCCCTCAAAATATTAGCCCACGCATCG gactTCCCAAGCTACGCAAGGATTGGATTGACAGGAGGGAGAAAATGGGATATCCTCGGTACACTCAAATGTTCTATGCAAAGCAAGGAATCATAACTGAAGAGATGCTGTATTGCGCTGCTCGTGAGAACCTTGATCCTGAGTTTGTGAGGTCTGAGGTTGCTCGTGGACGTGCAATTATACCTTCCAACAAAAAGCATTTGGAGTTGGAGCCGATGATAGTCGGAAGAAACTTTCTTGTCAAAGTCAATGCCAACATTGGAAATTCAGCTGTTGTTAGTTCAATTGAAGAGGAAGTCCACAAACTTCAGTGGGCAACAATGTGGGGAGCTGACACGATCATGGATCTTTCAACAGGTCGGCATATCCACGAGACCCGTGAGTGGATCCTCCGTAACTCAGCTGTTCCAGTTGGCACAGTGCCTATTTATCAAGCACTTGAAAAGGTGAATGGAATTGCTGAAGATCTCAACTGGGAGGTCTTCAGGGAAACTTTGATCGAACAAGCTGAGCAAGGTGTCGATTACTTTACTATTCATGCTGGTGTTCTACTAAGGTACATCCCTCTTACAGCTAAACGTATGACCGGGATTGTCTCTCGTGGAGGATCCATCCATGCAAAGTGGTGCTTAGCTTATCATAGGGAGAATTTTGCTTATGAGCATTGGGATGATATTCTTGATATCTGCAACCAATATGACATAGCATTATCCATCGGAGATGGACTCAGACCTGGCTCGATCTATGATGCCAATGATACTGCTCAGTTTGCTGAGCTCTTGACCCAAGGAGAACTTACTCGACGAGCCTGGAAAAAGGATGTGCAG GTGATGAATGAAGGGCCAGGACACATTCCGCTGCACAAGATTCCCGAAAACATGCAAAAACAGCTAGAATGGTGTAATGAAGCACCTTTCTACACACTTGGTCCTTTGACTACTGATATCGCCCCTGGTTACGATCACATAACCTCAGCTATCGGGGCTGCCAATATCGGAGCTCTTGGAACTGCTCTTTTATGTTACGTTACTCCCAAGGAACATCTTGGTTTGCCAAACCGAGATGATGTAAAAGCAGGTGTAATAGCATACAAAATTGCTGCTCATGCTGCTGATCTGGCCAAATGTCACCCACAGGCTCAATCATGGGATGATGCATTGAGCAAAGCGAGATTTGAATTCCGGTGGATGGACCAGTTTGCCCTTTCTCTTGATCCTATGACTGCTATGTCTTTCCATGACGAGACTTTACCCTCGGAAGGGGCCAAGGTAGCTCATTTCTGCTCCATGTGCGGCCCAAAGTTCTGCTCTATGAAGATAACAGAGGATGTGCGCAAGTATGCTGAGGAGCATGGTTATGGAAATGCCGAAGAAGCTATCAGGGAAGGAATGGAAGCAATGAGCGCTCAGTTTCTTGCTGCTAAGAAAACTATTAGCGGAGAACAGCATGGTGAAGCTGGCGGAGAGATCTACTTGCCCCAAAGTTACATGGAATCATTGAAAAG GTAG
- the LOC141637565 gene encoding phosphomethylpyrimidine synthase, chloroplastic-like isoform X2 yields MALIQATLTTIRCKNDNHSAQSLLPKTSFLPRTDMLGQATGAFSKEFNPAALSAVPQATLTFDPPTTNTGKDKQRKHTVDPSAPDFLPLPSFEQCFPKSTKECREVIHEESGHVLKVPFRRIHLSGDDPHFDTYDTSGPQNISPRIGLPKLRKDWIDRREKMGYPRYTQMFYAKQGIITEEMLYCAARENLDPEFVRSEVARGRAIIPSNKKHLELEPMIVGRNFLVKVNANIGNSAVVSSIEEEVHKLQWATMWGADTIMDLSTGRHIHETREWILRNSAVPVGTVPIYQALEKVNGIAEDLNWEVFRETLIEQAEQGVDYFTIHAGVLLRYIPLTAKRMTGIVSRGGSIHAKWCLAYHRENFAYEHWDDILDICNQYDIALSIGDGLRPGSIYDANDTAQFAELLTQGELTRRAWKKDVQVMNEGPGHIPLHKIPENMQKQLEWCNEAPFYTLGPLTTDIAPGYDHITSAIGAANIGALGTALLCYVTPKEHLGLPNRDDVKAGVIAYKIAAHAADLAKCHPQAQSWDDALSKARFEFRWMDQFALSLDPMTAMSFHDETLPSEGAKVAHFCSMCGPKFCSMKITEDVRKYAEEHGYGNAEEAIREGMEAMSAQFLAAKKTISGEQHGEAGGEIYLPQSYMESLKR; encoded by the exons ATGGCGTTAATTCAAGCTACTTTGACAACCATAAGGTGCAAGAATGACAACCATTCTGCACAATCTCTACTGCCGAAAACTTCTTTCTTGCCAAGAACTGATATGCTTGGGCAGGCTACTGGTGCTTTTAGCAAAGAATTTAATCCTGCTGCCTTAAGTGCAGTCCCTCAGGCCACATTAACCTTCGATCCACCGACTACCAACACTGGCAAAGATAAACAACGGAAGCATACAGTTGATCCTTCTGCACCTGACTTTCTTCCTCTTCCTTCCTTTGAGCAATGTTTCCCTAAAAGCACAAAAGAATGCAG GGAAGTGATCCACGAAGAATCGGGTCACGTACTCAAGGTACCCTTTAGACGCATCCACCTATCTGGGGATGATCCTCACTTTGATACCTATGACACCAGTGGCCCTCAAAATATTAGCCCACGCATCG gactTCCCAAGCTACGCAAGGATTGGATTGACAGGAGGGAGAAAATGGGATATCCTCGGTACACTCAAATGTTCTATGCAAAGCAAGGAATCATAACTGAAGAGATGCTGTATTGCGCTGCTCGTGAGAACCTTGATCCTGAGTTTGTGAGGTCTGAGGTTGCTCGTGGACGTGCAATTATACCTTCCAACAAAAAGCATTTGGAGTTGGAGCCGATGATAGTCGGAAGAAACTTTCTTGTCAAAGTCAATGCCAACATTGGAAATTCAGCTGTTGTTAGTTCAATTGAAGAGGAAGTCCACAAACTTCAGTGGGCAACAATGTGGGGAGCTGACACGATCATGGATCTTTCAACAGGTCGGCATATCCACGAGACCCGTGAGTGGATCCTCCGTAACTCAGCTGTTCCAGTTGGCACAGTGCCTATTTATCAAGCACTTGAAAAGGTGAATGGAATTGCTGAAGATCTCAACTGGGAGGTCTTCAGGGAAACTTTGATCGAACAAGCTGAGCAAGGTGTCGATTACTTTACTATTCATGCTGGTGTTCTACTAAGGTACATCCCTCTTACAGCTAAACGTATGACCGGGATTGTCTCTCGTGGAGGATCCATCCATGCAAAGTGGTGCTTAGCTTATCATAGGGAGAATTTTGCTTATGAGCATTGGGATGATATTCTTGATATCTGCAACCAATATGACATAGCATTATCCATCGGAGATGGACTCAGACCTGGCTCGATCTATGATGCCAATGATACTGCTCAGTTTGCTGAGCTCTTGACCCAAGGAGAACTTACTCGACGAGCCTGGAAAAAGGATGTGCAG GTGATGAATGAAGGGCCAGGACACATTCCGCTGCACAAGATTCCCGAAAACATGCAAAAACAGCTAGAATGGTGTAATGAAGCACCTTTCTACACACTTGGTCCTTTGACTACTGATATCGCCCCTGGTTACGATCACATAACCTCAGCTATCGGGGCTGCCAATATCGGAGCTCTTGGAACTGCTCTTTTATGTTACGTTACTCCCAAGGAACATCTTGGTTTGCCAAACCGAGATGATGTAAAAGCAGGTGTAATAGCATACAAAATTGCTGCTCATGCTGCTGATCTGGCCAAATGTCACCCACAGGCTCAATCATGGGATGATGCATTGAGCAAAGCGAGATTTGAATTCCGGTGGATGGACCAGTTTGCCCTTTCTCTTGATCCTATGACTGCTATGTCTTTCCATGACGAGACTTTACCCTCGGAAGGGGCCAAGGTAGCTCATTTCTGCTCCATGTGCGGCCCAAAGTTCTGCTCTATGAAGATAACAGAGGATGTGCGCAAGTATGCTGAGGAGCATGGTTATGGAAATGCCGAAGAAGCTATCAGGGAAGGAATGGAAGCAATGAGCGCTCAGTTTCTTGCTGCTAAGAAAACTATTAGCGGAGAACAGCATGGTGAAGCTGGCGGAGAGATCTACTTGCCCCAAAGTTACATGGAATCATTGAAAAGGTAA